The genomic stretch GAAACCCGATGCGCGTTCTCAAGCTTGCAGTCCTTATGTCCGCCTTCCTGGGCGCCGCCGCCTGCCAGCCCGACCAGGCCAAGAAGCCTGCCGAGGACCTGAGCTGGCTGGACAGCCTGGACGTGAAGACGCCCGCGGTCGACTCCGCGGTGGTCTCGCCCACCGAGCTGGGCCTCCAGGCGGCCCCGTCGCCCACGGCGCAGGCGCTCGCCGCCCCGGCCGAGGCGCCGGCCGCCGCGACGCACCGGGCCAGCACGACGCACCGGGCGACCACGCACCACGCGACGCACCGTTCCTCGGGCAGCTCGGCGAGCAGCGGCAGCAGCGAGCCCATCTACTCGGCCCCGCGCACCCGCACGGTCCGCCACACGAAGCGCGACGCCATCATCGGCGCGGGCACCGGCGCGGTGATCGGCGCGGTCGCCGGCGGCGGGCGGCACCGGGTGAAGGGCGCCATCATCGGCGGCGCGGCGGGTGCCGCGGTGGGTGCCATCTTCGGCCACAAGGTCGACAAGCAGCAGGTCCAGTGGTAAGCTCCGCCCCAGCGGCGTAGCACCCTTGAAGCGCCTCCGCCCCGGTACGGGCGGAGGCGCTTCGCTTTGCACCTGCCGGACGCGTCCGCCGCCCGCATCCGCGGCACGGCGGGCGGATACGCATCTCGTGCGATTCCGCTCCCGCGCCATGGGCGGTCTGCCGCGCATCCGCCCCGGCTCGGCGGAGTTGCATCTCCGACCGGCGGCTGGTCGCCAGTACGCGGGGCGATAGCGGCACCGTCACACATCTCC from Longimicrobiaceae bacterium encodes the following:
- a CDS encoding glycine zipper domain-containing protein — protein: MRVLKLAVLMSAFLGAAACQPDQAKKPAEDLSWLDSLDVKTPAVDSAVVSPTELGLQAAPSPTAQALAAPAEAPAAATHRASTTHRATTHHATHRSSGSSASSGSSEPIYSAPRTRTVRHTKRDAIIGAGTGAVIGAVAGGGRHRVKGAIIGGAAGAAVGAIFGHKVDKQQVQW